In the Oncorhynchus tshawytscha isolate Ot180627B linkage group LG17, Otsh_v2.0, whole genome shotgun sequence genome, one interval contains:
- the LOC112216800 gene encoding regulator of nonsense transcripts 2-like isoform X1 produces MPAEGKRSLNMDEKEVSSFSNKEKDRDADRRPASSRDKVKDEAKMSGKKDIGKAAEEKRRRLEEDKRKKEEKERKRKEEEKQKAEEEQRKKEEEEKKQQEEQERKVQEEEAKRQREEEAAQLKEKEEGHQLHQEAWERHQCRKELRVRNQNAHEGRPEETFFSRLDSSLKKNTAFVKKLRTLTEQQRDALSNDFGSLNLSKYIGEAVGSVVEAKLKISDVGCAVHLCSLFHQRYAEFAPLLLQAWKRHFEARKEEKAPNVSKLRTDLRFIAELTIVGLFTDKEGLSLIYEQLKSIIGTDRETHTHVSVVISFCKHCGDDIAGLVPRKVKAAREKFGLAFPPSEIINTEKQQPFQNLLREYFTSLTKHLKKDHRELQNIERQNRRILHSKGELSEDRHKQHEEFATSYQKLLANTQSLADFLDENMPELPLDKTVQEEHGPGIDIFTPGKPGEYDLEGGIWEDEDARNFYENMVDLKAFVPAILFKDNEKCKDKEEAAAKEAKDAAATTEELELELEALDIADDPLELDGPDEAENEAELAKKLLDEQGKDEGIKLGYERGQGNRARAHSWVLRANQLNREQEDEEASTGSHLKLIVDAFIQQLPNCVNRDLIDKAAMDFCMNMNTKSNRRKLVRALFTVPRQRLDLLPFYSRLVATLHPCMSDVADDLCSILKGDFRFHIRKKDQINIETKNKTVRFIGELAKFKLFSKTDTLHCLKMLLSDFSHHHIEMACTLLETSGRFLFRSPDSHLRTSVLLEQMMRKKQAQHLDARYVTMVENAYYYCNPPPMEKTVRKKRPPLQEYIRKLLYKDLSKVTTEKVLRQMRKLPWQDPESKGYLICCMVNIWNVKYNSIHCVANLLAGLVAYQEDVGIHVVDGVLEDIRLGMEVNQPKFNQRRISSAKFLGELYNYRMVESAVIFRTLFSFISFGVNPDGGPSPLDPPEHLFRIRMVCTLLDTCGQYFDRGSSKRKLDCFLIYFQRYIWWKKSVEVWSAEHQFPIDIDYMISDTLELLRPKMRLCISLEDSARQVTELEREFLVKLGLAMDGQKDGRPSSAMGSEGEALDEDDDDDDEEGGADTEEQSGNESEMNEPEEEEGSENEEEEREEEEEENTDYLTDSNKENETDEENNEVTIRGGGLKHVACAEDEDFIQALDKMMLENLQQRSGEAVKVHQLDVAIPLQLKSQLKKGPGGPVCSGEGDADISDTMQFVMLTRKGNKQQFKILNVPLSSHLAANHFNQQQAEQEERMRMKKLTLDINERQEQEDYQEMMASLAQRPAPANTNRERRPRYQHPKGAPNADLIFKTGGRKQETKQERIERHEKRDRQERQEKHE; encoded by the exons ATGCCTGCTGAAGGCAAGAGATCATTAAACATGGATGAGAAAGAGGTGAGCTCCTTTAGTAACAAGGAGAAAGACAGGGATGCTGATAGACGGCCCGCCTCCTCCCGGGATAAAGTGAAGGATGAGGCAAAGATGAGTGGCAAGAAAGATATTGGTAAGGctgcagaggaaaagaggaggcggCTTGAGGAGGACaaaagaaagaaggaagaaaaAGAGCGGAAacggaaagaggaggagaaacagaaggcagaggaggagcagaggaagaaggaggaagaggagaagaagcagcaggaggagcaggagaggaaagTTCAGGAGGAGGAGGCCAAGAGACAGCGTGAAGAGGAGGCAGCTCAACTCAA agagaaggaggagggccACCAGCTCCACCAGGAAGCCTGGGAGCGCCACCAGTGCCGGAAGGAGCTTCGCGTCCGCAACCAGAACGCCCACGAGGGCCGTCCCGAGGAAACCTTCTTTAGCCGCCTTGACTCCAGCTTGAAGAAGAACACAGCCTTCGTCAAGAAGCTGCGCACGCTCACCGAACAGCAGCGCGATGCCCTCTCCAACGACTTTGGCTCACTCAACCTCAGCAAGTACATCGGCGAGGCGGTGGGCTCTGTGGTGGAGGCCAAGCTGAAGATCTCTGACGTGGGCTGCGCCGTGCACCTGTGCTCCCTCTTCCACCAGCGCTACGCCGAATTCGCCCCACTGCTCCTCCAGGCCTGGAAAAGGCACTTTGAGGCGCGCAAGGAAGAGAAGGCACCCAACGTGAGCAAGCTGCGCACCGACCTGCGCTTCATCGCAGAGCTCACCATCGTAGGCCTGTTCACCGACAAGGAGGGCCTGTCGCTCATCTACGAGCAGCTGAAGAGCATCATCGGGACGGACCGCGAGACACACACGCATGTGTCAGTGGTCATCAGCTTCTGTAAGCACTGCGGGGACGACATTGCGGGCCTGGTGCCTCGCAAGGTGAAGGCTGCACGGGAGAAGTTTGGCCTGGCCTTCCCTCCCAGTGAGATCATCAACACGGAAAAGCAGCAGCCCTTTCAGAACCTTCTGAGGGAGTACTTCACCTCGCTCACCAAGCACCTGAAGAAGGACCACCGCGAGCTGCAGAACATTGAGAGGCAGAACAG GCGTATCCTCCACTCCAAAGGGGAGCTGAGTGAGGACAGGCACAAGCAGCATGAGGAGTTTGCCACGTCCTACCAGAAGCTGCTGGCTAACACCCAGTCTCTGGCTGACTTTCTGGATGAGAACATGCCAGAGCTTCCACTGGACAAGACTGTGCAGGAAG AGCACGGCCCTGGCATTGACATCTTCACCCCTGGGAAGCCCGGGGAGTATGACCTGGAGGGGGGCATCTGGGAGGACGAGGATGCCAGGAACTTCTACGAGAACATGGTGGACCTGAAGGCCTTCGTCCCTGCCATCCTGTTCAAAGATAACGAGAAGTGCAAGGACAAAGAGGAGGCTGCTGCTAAAG AGGCTAAAGATGCTGCGGCCACCACAGAGGAGTTGGAGTTGGAGCTCGAGGCTCTAGACATCGCTGATGACCCTCTGGAGCTGGATGGACCTGACGAGGCAGAGAACGAGGCAGAGCTCGCCAAAAAACTGTTGGACGAGCAAGGTAAAGATGAAG GGATCAAGTTAGGGTATGAGAGAGGTCAGGGAAACAGAGCTAGGGCCCACTCATGGGTGCTCAGGGCCAATCAACTAAACAGAG AACAAGAGGATGAGGAGGCAAGCACCGGGTCCCACCTGAAGCTCATTGTGGACGCCTTCATCCAGCAGCTTCCCAACTGTGTCAACAGAGACCTCATAGACAAG GCTGCCATGGATTTCTGCATGAACATGAACACAAAGTCAAACAGGAGGAAGCTGGTCCGAGCTCTCTTCACCGTTCCCAGACAAAG GTTGGATCTGCTGCCCTTTTACTCCCGTCTGGTGGCCACCCTTCACCCCTGCATGTCAGATGTGGCCGATGACCTGTGCTCCATACTCAAAGGAGACTTCAGGTTTCAC ATCCGGAAGAAGGACCAGATCAACATCGAAACAAAAAATAAAACTGTGAGGTTTATCGGGGAGCTGGCCAAGTTCAAGTTGTTCTCAAAAACAGACACTCTGCATTGTCTGAAG aTGCTGCTGTCAGACTTCTCCCATCACCACATAGAGATGGCCTGCACCCTGCTGGAGACCAGTGGACGCTTCCTTTTCAGATCCCCCGACTCCCACCTCCGGACCAGCGTCCTTCtg GAGCAAATGATGCGTAAGAAGCAGGCGCAGCACCTGGATGCTCGCTACGTGACCATGGTGGAGAATGCCTACTACTACTGCAACCCCCCGCCCATGGAGAAGACTGTCAGGAAGAAGAGGCCCCCGCTGCAGGAGTACATCCGCAAACTGCTCTACAAGGACCTCTCCAAGGTCACCACGGAGAAG gTGTTGAGGCAGATGCGTAAACTCCCCTGGCAGGACCCAGAGTCTAAAGGCTACCTGATCTGCTGCATGGTCAACATCTGGAACGTCAAGTACAACAGCATCCACTGTGTGGCCAACCTGCTGGCCGGCCTTGTGGCCTACCAGGAGGACGTGGGCATCCACGTGGTGGACGGGGTCCTAGAGGACATCCGCCTGGGAATGGAG GTGAACCAGCCCAAGTTCAACCAGCGTCGGATCAGCAGTGCCAAGTTTCTGGGGGAGCTCTACAACTACCGCATGGTGGAGTCAGCGGTCATCTTCCGCaccctcttctccttcatctcgtTCGGGGTGAACCCGGATGGCGGCCCCAGCCCCCTGGACCCCCCCGAGCACCTGTTCCGCATTCGCATGGTCTGCACCCTGCTGGACACCTGCGGACAGTACTTTGACCGCGGCTCCAGCAAGAGGAAGCTGGACTGCTTCCTCATCTACTTCCAG AGGTATATCTGGTGGAAGAAGAGTGTGGAGGTGTGGAGTGCAGAGCACCAGTTCCCCATCGATATTGACTACATGATCAGTGACACCCTGGAGCTGCTCCGACCAAAGATGAGGCTCTGCATCTCCCTGGAAGACTCCGCACGACAGGTCACCGAGCTGGAGAGGGAGTTCCTCGTTAAACTGG GACTGGCCATGGATGGGCAGAAGGACGGCCGGCCCTCCAGTGCCATGGGGAGCGAAGGCGAGGCTCTAGACGAGGATGACGATGATGACGACGAAGAGGGAGGGGCGGACACAGAGGAACAGTCTGGCAATGAGAGCGAGATGAACGAGCCAGAGGAAGAA GAAGGGTCTGAGAATGAGGAAGAGGagcgggaggaagaggaggaggagaacaccgACTATCTGACCGACTCCAACAAGGAGAACGAGACAGACGAGGAGAACAAT GAGGTGACCATCCGTGGTGGCGGTCTGAAGCATGTGGCATGTGCTGAGGATGAGGACTTCATCCAGGCTCTGGACAAGATGATGCTGGAGAACCTGCAG cagcggAGCGGGGAGGCAGTGAAGGTGCACCAGTTGGACGTGGCCATCCCCCTGCAGCTGAAGAGCCAGCTGAAGAAAGGTCCTGGCGGACCCGTCTGTTCTGGAGAGGGGGACGCAGACATCTCAGACACCATGCAGTTTGTCATGCTCACACGCAAGGGCAACAAgcagcag TTTAAGATCCTGAACGTGCCTTTATCTTCCCACCTGGCTGCCAACCACTTCAACCAGCAGCAggcagagcaggaggagaggatgaggatgaaGAAGCTCACTCTGGACATCAACGAGAGACAGGAGCAAGAGGACTACCAAG AAATGATGGCGTCTCTGGCCCAGCGGCCCGCTCCTGCCAACACCAACCGGGAGCGGCGCCCACGCTACCAACACCCCAAAGGGGCACCCAACGCCGACCTCATCTTCAAGACCGGAGGAAG AAAGCAGGAAACAAAGCAGGAGAGAATTGAAAGGCACGAAAAGCGTGACAGACAAGAGAGGCAAGAGAAACACGAATGA
- the LOC112216800 gene encoding regulator of nonsense transcripts 2-like isoform X5 has product MPAEGKRSLNMDEKEVSSFSNKEKDRDADRRPASSRDKVKDEAKMSGKKDIGKAAEEKRRRLEEDKRKKEEKERKRKEEEKQKAEEEQRKKEEEEKKQQEEQERKVQEEEAKRQREEEAAQLKEKEEGHQLHQEAWERHQCRKELRVRNQNAHEGRPEETFFSRLDSSLKKNTAFVKKLRTLTEQQRDALSNDFGSLNLSKYIGEAVGSVVEAKLKISDVGCAVHLCSLFHQRYAEFAPLLLQAWKRHFEARKEEKAPNVSKLRTDLRFIAELTIVGLFTDKEGLSLIYEQLKSIIGTDRETHTHVSVVISFCKHCGDDIAGLVPRKVKAAREKFGLAFPPSEIINTEKQQPFQNLLREYFTSLTKHLKKDHRELQNIERQNRRILHSKGELSEDRHKQHEEFATSYQKLLANTQSLADFLDENMPELPLDKTVQEEHGPGIDIFTPGKPGEYDLEGGIWEDEDARNFYENMVDLKAFVPAILFKDNEKCKDKEEAAAKEAKDAAATTEELELELEALDIADDPLELDGPDEAENEAELAKKLLDEQEQEDEEASTGSHLKLIVDAFIQQLPNCVNRDLIDKAAMDFCMNMNTKSNRRKLVRALFTVPRQRLDLLPFYSRLVATLHPCMSDVADDLCSILKGDFRFHIRKKDQINIETKNKTVRFIGELAKFKLFSKTDTLHCLKMLLSDFSHHHIEMACTLLETSGRFLFRSPDSHLRTSVLLEQMMRKKQAQHLDARYVTMVENAYYYCNPPPMEKTVRKKRPPLQEYIRKLLYKDLSKVTTEKVLRQMRKLPWQDPESKGYLICCMVNIWNVKYNSIHCVANLLAGLVAYQEDVGIHVVDGVLEDIRLGMEVNQPKFNQRRISSAKFLGELYNYRMVESAVIFRTLFSFISFGVNPDGGPSPLDPPEHLFRIRMVCTLLDTCGQYFDRGSSKRKLDCFLIYFQRYIWWKKSVEVWSAEHQFPIDIDYMISDTLELLRPKMRLCISLEDSARQVTELEREFLVKLGLAMDGQKDGRPSSAMGSEGEALDEDDDDDDEEGGADTEEQSGNESEMNEPEEEEGSENEEEEREEEEEENTDYLTDSNKENETDEENNEVTIRGGGLKHVACAEDEDFIQALDKMMLENLQQRSGEAVKVHQLDVAIPLQLKSQLKKGPGGPVCSGEGDADISDTMQFVMLTRKGNKQQFKILNVPLSSHLAANHFNQQQAEQEERMRMKKLTLDINERQEQEDYQEMMASLAQRPAPANTNRERRPRYQHPKGAPNADLIFKTGGRKQETKQERIERHEKRDRQERQEKHE; this is encoded by the exons ATGCCTGCTGAAGGCAAGAGATCATTAAACATGGATGAGAAAGAGGTGAGCTCCTTTAGTAACAAGGAGAAAGACAGGGATGCTGATAGACGGCCCGCCTCCTCCCGGGATAAAGTGAAGGATGAGGCAAAGATGAGTGGCAAGAAAGATATTGGTAAGGctgcagaggaaaagaggaggcggCTTGAGGAGGACaaaagaaagaaggaagaaaaAGAGCGGAAacggaaagaggaggagaaacagaaggcagaggaggagcagaggaagaaggaggaagaggagaagaagcagcaggaggagcaggagaggaaagTTCAGGAGGAGGAGGCCAAGAGACAGCGTGAAGAGGAGGCAGCTCAACTCAA agagaaggaggagggccACCAGCTCCACCAGGAAGCCTGGGAGCGCCACCAGTGCCGGAAGGAGCTTCGCGTCCGCAACCAGAACGCCCACGAGGGCCGTCCCGAGGAAACCTTCTTTAGCCGCCTTGACTCCAGCTTGAAGAAGAACACAGCCTTCGTCAAGAAGCTGCGCACGCTCACCGAACAGCAGCGCGATGCCCTCTCCAACGACTTTGGCTCACTCAACCTCAGCAAGTACATCGGCGAGGCGGTGGGCTCTGTGGTGGAGGCCAAGCTGAAGATCTCTGACGTGGGCTGCGCCGTGCACCTGTGCTCCCTCTTCCACCAGCGCTACGCCGAATTCGCCCCACTGCTCCTCCAGGCCTGGAAAAGGCACTTTGAGGCGCGCAAGGAAGAGAAGGCACCCAACGTGAGCAAGCTGCGCACCGACCTGCGCTTCATCGCAGAGCTCACCATCGTAGGCCTGTTCACCGACAAGGAGGGCCTGTCGCTCATCTACGAGCAGCTGAAGAGCATCATCGGGACGGACCGCGAGACACACACGCATGTGTCAGTGGTCATCAGCTTCTGTAAGCACTGCGGGGACGACATTGCGGGCCTGGTGCCTCGCAAGGTGAAGGCTGCACGGGAGAAGTTTGGCCTGGCCTTCCCTCCCAGTGAGATCATCAACACGGAAAAGCAGCAGCCCTTTCAGAACCTTCTGAGGGAGTACTTCACCTCGCTCACCAAGCACCTGAAGAAGGACCACCGCGAGCTGCAGAACATTGAGAGGCAGAACAG GCGTATCCTCCACTCCAAAGGGGAGCTGAGTGAGGACAGGCACAAGCAGCATGAGGAGTTTGCCACGTCCTACCAGAAGCTGCTGGCTAACACCCAGTCTCTGGCTGACTTTCTGGATGAGAACATGCCAGAGCTTCCACTGGACAAGACTGTGCAGGAAG AGCACGGCCCTGGCATTGACATCTTCACCCCTGGGAAGCCCGGGGAGTATGACCTGGAGGGGGGCATCTGGGAGGACGAGGATGCCAGGAACTTCTACGAGAACATGGTGGACCTGAAGGCCTTCGTCCCTGCCATCCTGTTCAAAGATAACGAGAAGTGCAAGGACAAAGAGGAGGCTGCTGCTAAAG AGGCTAAAGATGCTGCGGCCACCACAGAGGAGTTGGAGTTGGAGCTCGAGGCTCTAGACATCGCTGATGACCCTCTGGAGCTGGATGGACCTGACGAGGCAGAGAACGAGGCAGAGCTCGCCAAAAAACTGTTGGACGAGCAAG AACAAGAGGATGAGGAGGCAAGCACCGGGTCCCACCTGAAGCTCATTGTGGACGCCTTCATCCAGCAGCTTCCCAACTGTGTCAACAGAGACCTCATAGACAAG GCTGCCATGGATTTCTGCATGAACATGAACACAAAGTCAAACAGGAGGAAGCTGGTCCGAGCTCTCTTCACCGTTCCCAGACAAAG GTTGGATCTGCTGCCCTTTTACTCCCGTCTGGTGGCCACCCTTCACCCCTGCATGTCAGATGTGGCCGATGACCTGTGCTCCATACTCAAAGGAGACTTCAGGTTTCAC ATCCGGAAGAAGGACCAGATCAACATCGAAACAAAAAATAAAACTGTGAGGTTTATCGGGGAGCTGGCCAAGTTCAAGTTGTTCTCAAAAACAGACACTCTGCATTGTCTGAAG aTGCTGCTGTCAGACTTCTCCCATCACCACATAGAGATGGCCTGCACCCTGCTGGAGACCAGTGGACGCTTCCTTTTCAGATCCCCCGACTCCCACCTCCGGACCAGCGTCCTTCtg GAGCAAATGATGCGTAAGAAGCAGGCGCAGCACCTGGATGCTCGCTACGTGACCATGGTGGAGAATGCCTACTACTACTGCAACCCCCCGCCCATGGAGAAGACTGTCAGGAAGAAGAGGCCCCCGCTGCAGGAGTACATCCGCAAACTGCTCTACAAGGACCTCTCCAAGGTCACCACGGAGAAG gTGTTGAGGCAGATGCGTAAACTCCCCTGGCAGGACCCAGAGTCTAAAGGCTACCTGATCTGCTGCATGGTCAACATCTGGAACGTCAAGTACAACAGCATCCACTGTGTGGCCAACCTGCTGGCCGGCCTTGTGGCCTACCAGGAGGACGTGGGCATCCACGTGGTGGACGGGGTCCTAGAGGACATCCGCCTGGGAATGGAG GTGAACCAGCCCAAGTTCAACCAGCGTCGGATCAGCAGTGCCAAGTTTCTGGGGGAGCTCTACAACTACCGCATGGTGGAGTCAGCGGTCATCTTCCGCaccctcttctccttcatctcgtTCGGGGTGAACCCGGATGGCGGCCCCAGCCCCCTGGACCCCCCCGAGCACCTGTTCCGCATTCGCATGGTCTGCACCCTGCTGGACACCTGCGGACAGTACTTTGACCGCGGCTCCAGCAAGAGGAAGCTGGACTGCTTCCTCATCTACTTCCAG AGGTATATCTGGTGGAAGAAGAGTGTGGAGGTGTGGAGTGCAGAGCACCAGTTCCCCATCGATATTGACTACATGATCAGTGACACCCTGGAGCTGCTCCGACCAAAGATGAGGCTCTGCATCTCCCTGGAAGACTCCGCACGACAGGTCACCGAGCTGGAGAGGGAGTTCCTCGTTAAACTGG GACTGGCCATGGATGGGCAGAAGGACGGCCGGCCCTCCAGTGCCATGGGGAGCGAAGGCGAGGCTCTAGACGAGGATGACGATGATGACGACGAAGAGGGAGGGGCGGACACAGAGGAACAGTCTGGCAATGAGAGCGAGATGAACGAGCCAGAGGAAGAA GAAGGGTCTGAGAATGAGGAAGAGGagcgggaggaagaggaggaggagaacaccgACTATCTGACCGACTCCAACAAGGAGAACGAGACAGACGAGGAGAACAAT GAGGTGACCATCCGTGGTGGCGGTCTGAAGCATGTGGCATGTGCTGAGGATGAGGACTTCATCCAGGCTCTGGACAAGATGATGCTGGAGAACCTGCAG cagcggAGCGGGGAGGCAGTGAAGGTGCACCAGTTGGACGTGGCCATCCCCCTGCAGCTGAAGAGCCAGCTGAAGAAAGGTCCTGGCGGACCCGTCTGTTCTGGAGAGGGGGACGCAGACATCTCAGACACCATGCAGTTTGTCATGCTCACACGCAAGGGCAACAAgcagcag TTTAAGATCCTGAACGTGCCTTTATCTTCCCACCTGGCTGCCAACCACTTCAACCAGCAGCAggcagagcaggaggagaggatgaggatgaaGAAGCTCACTCTGGACATCAACGAGAGACAGGAGCAAGAGGACTACCAAG AAATGATGGCGTCTCTGGCCCAGCGGCCCGCTCCTGCCAACACCAACCGGGAGCGGCGCCCACGCTACCAACACCCCAAAGGGGCACCCAACGCCGACCTCATCTTCAAGACCGGAGGAAG AAAGCAGGAAACAAAGCAGGAGAGAATTGAAAGGCACGAAAAGCGTGACAGACAAGAGAGGCAAGAGAAACACGAATGA